A region from the Thermoplasmatales archaeon genome encodes:
- a CDS encoding DNA primase, with protein sequence MNVDPNLTKYMIKAKIATDGVVEKPDVVGAIFGQTEGLLGNELDLRDLQKSGKIGRIEVEIDSKKGRTEGFALIPSGLDQVESSILAASLETIDRIGPCKAKVEIENIEDVRIQKRKKVVERAEELYKKMGDNGKTVSESIVQTVREEVEKGEIMSYGEEHLPAGPAVKDSDSIIVVEGRSDILNLLRYGIKNTIAVQGTNIPKTVQMLSRERTVTVFLDGDRGGDLILKEMLQVAEVDFVARAPPGTEVEELTYKQIVKALRYKTPVDQYLSMRGMTEELKELSERTATESQKIHKKQSQKQAEPVEQKKPKETPEPQEEPPEVEQVDDNPDKVDLSNPRAIERRANTLLQDKLTEFYGDDGTKVASFPVAEAVDKMSEVSAADTLITGGVISQRLVDVAFTKGIKNIYGVKMGHVTKKPSEIRVVSWERHS encoded by the coding sequence ATGAATGTAGATCCAAATTTAACGAAATACATGATCAAAGCCAAGATTGCAACCGATGGGGTGGTTGAAAAACCTGACGTAGTCGGTGCAATATTCGGACAGACTGAAGGGTTATTGGGAAACGAGCTTGACTTAAGAGACTTGCAGAAAAGTGGTAAGATCGGAAGGATAGAAGTAGAGATAGACAGCAAGAAAGGTAGGACAGAGGGATTCGCGCTTATTCCATCCGGTCTGGACCAGGTAGAAAGTTCTATTCTTGCCGCTTCATTGGAGACAATAGATCGTATAGGACCATGCAAGGCCAAGGTAGAGATTGAAAACATTGAAGACGTAAGGATACAAAAAAGAAAGAAAGTGGTTGAACGCGCTGAAGAACTTTATAAGAAGATGGGGGACAACGGAAAGACGGTTAGTGAATCTATAGTTCAGACTGTCCGGGAAGAGGTAGAAAAGGGAGAGATCATGAGCTATGGTGAAGAACACCTCCCAGCAGGTCCTGCCGTAAAGGATTCAGACTCCATAATAGTTGTTGAGGGGAGGAGCGATATACTCAACCTTCTCAGGTATGGTATAAAGAACACCATTGCAGTACAGGGAACAAACATCCCGAAGACCGTACAGATGTTGTCCAGAGAAAGGACAGTGACAGTGTTTCTGGATGGAGACAGGGGAGGAGACCTCATTCTCAAGGAAATGCTGCAGGTTGCCGAGGTTGATTTTGTAGCCAGGGCCCCACCTGGAACTGAAGTTGAAGAGCTGACATACAAGCAGATCGTCAAGGCACTAAGGTACAAGACGCCGGTTGATCAGTATCTATCCATGAGAGGAATGACCGAGGAACTGAAGGAACTTTCCGAGAGAACTGCCACTGAGTCGCAGAAAATTCATAAGAAGCAGAGTCAGAAACAGGCAGAACCCGTTGAGCAGAAAAAGCCAAAGGAAACACCTGAACCTCAGGAGGAACCGCCAGAGGTAGAGCAAGTGGATGATAATCCCGATAAAGTGGACCTTTCTAACCCAAGAGCCATAGAGAGGCGTGCAAATACCCTACTTCAGGATAAGCTGACTGAGTTTTACGGAGATGATGGCACTAAAGTGGCGTCATTCCCGGTAGCCGAAGCAGTGGATAAAATGTCAGAAGTCTCAGCCGCCGATACACTGATCACTGGAGGAGTAATATCTCAGCGACTCGTTGACGTTGCATTTACAAAAGGTATAAAGAATATTTACGGAGTGAAAATGGGGCACGTGACCAAGAAACCTTCAGAAATTAGGGTAGTATCATGGGAACGCCATTCCTGA
- a CDS encoding Endonuclease IV, whose protein sequence is MIRFGIAGIPLTSKGRTFIESVEDVHNLGLNALEVQLLRVNIEERPALEYTGMKPRDIDGSIIVEVLRSDENGNYRPVGIESTIEENDIVQEIFWNMAKNYDELKEGGELAKELDVNLSMHAPYYMDLLDDGDIGERSYDHLRWTLIAGRAMQAKRVVTHTGFYKVNKKESLKRAIEVYSRVSKACPPSDNFPYVSVECSGKEEIFGSTSDLIALSKKVPEVEPIINFPHIHSLSGGSLIEIKDFDEIIDEFSKYAKGDIYTEFSGVEYQDHTETKLTAIKHGDLKFETLSEAIANREEDITVISSSPLLEHDAQYMYLIYLRTFSKRLQKKSTIKKAAH, encoded by the coding sequence ATGATCAGGTTTGGCATTGCCGGGATTCCTTTAACAAGCAAGGGCAGGACTTTCATCGAGTCCGTTGAAGATGTACACAACTTAGGACTTAACGCGTTGGAGGTGCAACTACTCAGGGTCAACATAGAGGAGAGACCGGCACTTGAATACACTGGAATGAAGCCGCGGGATATAGACGGTTCCATAATTGTCGAGGTACTGAGAAGTGACGAGAATGGAAACTACAGGCCCGTTGGAATTGAGTCCACAATAGAGGAAAATGACATAGTCCAGGAGATATTCTGGAACATGGCCAAAAATTACGATGAACTGAAAGAGGGTGGAGAGCTTGCCAAGGAGTTGGATGTGAACCTGTCCATGCATGCCCCCTATTACATGGATCTGCTTGATGATGGAGATATAGGGGAACGATCATATGATCATCTGCGATGGACCCTGATAGCAGGTCGTGCCATGCAGGCCAAACGAGTCGTAACCCATACCGGTTTTTACAAGGTCAACAAAAAGGAGAGCCTGAAAAGAGCAATCGAAGTATACTCACGCGTATCTAAGGCATGCCCTCCAAGCGACAATTTCCCCTATGTTTCCGTTGAATGCTCAGGTAAGGAAGAAATTTTCGGGTCGACCTCTGACCTTATAGCTCTCAGCAAAAAAGTGCCTGAGGTTGAGCCAATAATAAATTTCCCTCATATTCATTCATTAAGTGGTGGCTCCCTGATAGAGATAAAAGACTTCGATGAAATTATAGATGAGTTTTCCAAGTACGCAAAGGGTGACATCTATACTGAATTTTCAGGAGTTGAGTACCAGGATCACACTGAGACAAAGCTTACTGCAATCAAGCATGGGGATCTTAAGTTTGAGACGCTGTCAGAGGCCATTGCAAATAGAGAGGAGGATATTACCGTAATATCCTCATCGCCGCTTCTTGAGCATGACGCACAGTACATGTACCTCATATATCTCAGGACATTTTCAAAGCGGCTACAGAAGAAATCAACTATCAAGAAAGCAGCTCATTAG
- a CDS encoding regulatory protein UhpC, giving the protein MEISHLGYRIQAGSIHFSRAVYALNWFVMAPSLIYISSDLNLQLIQLGVITTGFYVGLAAFQLIGGILASRVGNAYIAILGLAILGVSTVFSGLSYSLLTLLTSRIFAGIGAALFFSPGIGALSNIVPADRFGTHVGIYNGAFNIGAGVGIFGWSILDKMFGWRPSLIFAGALAVALAVENILALRGIREERSVTRDIPRKIVSVMKKPHIWILSIAGLSSIIGETLIGQFFVYYAENVVHIASFTAGLMAGISMVIGIAGGIIGGRQIQKVKHKARAFLLTMLIGGVFIAMIPVTYNIVLLMLILIVEGILVVAGFSVLYTMVSMEIADRSMVSFSLSLTNFIQMGFSIVLPVVFTSLAYFLNYSYAWLIAGIVAMATSGLIYIGRRMNALSSFFPGPQRSKL; this is encoded by the coding sequence TTGGAGATATCACACTTGGGGTACCGTATTCAGGCAGGTTCGATTCATTTCTCAAGGGCGGTGTATGCTCTCAATTGGTTTGTGATGGCGCCAAGCCTCATATATATAAGCAGCGATCTCAATCTTCAGCTGATACAGCTGGGGGTTATAACCACTGGATTCTATGTTGGTCTTGCGGCGTTTCAGCTCATTGGTGGTATTCTAGCTTCGAGGGTAGGGAATGCCTACATCGCAATCCTCGGGCTTGCAATTCTTGGCGTATCTACAGTATTCAGTGGATTGTCGTATAGTCTTTTGACCTTGCTTACCAGCAGGATTTTTGCGGGTATTGGAGCTGCGCTATTCTTTTCCCCGGGAATAGGCGCTCTGAGCAACATTGTACCAGCAGACAGGTTTGGAACTCATGTGGGAATATATAATGGAGCATTCAACATAGGTGCTGGGGTTGGGATTTTCGGATGGTCAATACTTGATAAGATGTTTGGCTGGCGTCCCTCGTTGATTTTTGCAGGAGCGCTTGCTGTTGCGCTCGCGGTTGAAAATATACTGGCTCTGAGGGGAATCAGGGAAGAGAGGTCGGTCACCAGGGATATCCCCCGGAAGATTGTATCGGTAATGAAAAAGCCACACATTTGGATACTATCAATAGCGGGTCTTTCAAGCATAATCGGCGAGACCCTCATCGGCCAATTTTTTGTTTATTATGCCGAGAATGTTGTTCATATCGCGTCATTCACAGCCGGGTTAATGGCCGGTATCTCTATGGTAATAGGCATCGCAGGAGGAATAATCGGCGGGAGGCAAATCCAGAAAGTGAAGCATAAGGCGAGGGCATTTCTTCTGACAATGCTCATCGGAGGGGTTTTCATCGCAATGATACCCGTAACTTACAATATAGTATTGCTCATGCTCATTCTTATTGTAGAAGGTATCCTGGTTGTAGCGGGTTTTTCAGTTCTTTACACCATGGTTTCAATGGAAATTGCCGATCGTTCCATGGTTTCTTTTTCGCTTTCCCTTACAAATTTTATCCAGATGGGCTTTAGCATAGTTCTACCGGTTGTTTTTACTTCGCTAGCCTATTTTCTCAATTACTCATATGCGTGGTTGATCGCGGGGATTGTCGCTATGGCTACTTCCGGCCTCATTTATATCGGGAGACGCATGAATGCCCTTTCCAGTTTTTTTCCCGGACCTCAACGAAGTAAACTTTGA
- a CDS encoding pyrroloquinoline quinone biosynthesis protein PqqE — translation MIAHTIYKPQLFFWETTKACPLACKHCRAEAILNPMPGELTTEESLNLLIQIAEFPKPYPVLILTGGDVLMRSDLETLLKKANELGIKTALSPTVSDRINDKLVEMTKLYGVHSVSLSLDWPTAKDQDEFRGKEGVFQDTLKAIRMFNAAGIPVQVNTTVYRDNVLELPKILTLISGLGIRVWEVFFLIKIGRGETLADLSPEQMEDVNNWLVEVNGDKMNVRTVESPIFKRIERQRLAGESYNGNELYRNLMNATAPEFIKSGANAQTRHSGKRMKTLFIGHDGNVLINGFIERPIGNVRETSIVDICTDNGILDRLDSPETFTGKCGVCSYNDICGGSRARAFTSSGSLFGSDPACIYTLAAGEA, via the coding sequence ATGATAGCCCATACTATCTATAAACCACAGCTGTTTTTCTGGGAAACCACCAAGGCGTGCCCGCTTGCTTGCAAACACTGCAGAGCTGAGGCAATTCTTAATCCAATGCCGGGTGAGCTAACCACGGAGGAATCGCTGAACCTACTTATTCAGATAGCAGAGTTTCCGAAACCTTACCCAGTCCTGATACTCACCGGAGGGGATGTGCTGATGAGAAGTGACCTCGAGACTCTCCTGAAGAAGGCAAATGAGCTGGGAATAAAAACAGCCCTTAGCCCAACAGTATCGGATAGAATTAACGATAAACTTGTAGAAATGACAAAATTGTATGGCGTTCATTCAGTTTCCTTAAGTCTTGACTGGCCCACTGCCAAGGATCAGGACGAATTCCGGGGAAAAGAAGGCGTTTTCCAGGATACATTAAAGGCAATAAGGATGTTCAATGCTGCTGGCATACCAGTTCAGGTAAATACGACGGTTTATCGAGATAATGTGCTTGAACTGCCAAAAATTTTGACTTTGATCTCAGGTCTTGGAATCAGGGTTTGGGAGGTTTTCTTTCTAATAAAGATCGGCAGGGGTGAAACACTGGCCGACCTTTCTCCTGAACAGATGGAGGATGTCAATAACTGGCTTGTAGAAGTAAATGGAGATAAAATGAATGTGAGGACCGTGGAATCCCCCATATTCAAGAGAATTGAACGCCAGCGTCTTGCCGGCGAATCCTACAATGGTAATGAGCTATACCGGAACCTAATGAATGCAACTGCACCTGAATTCATAAAGAGCGGAGCGAATGCCCAAACAAGGCATTCCGGCAAACGCATGAAAACCCTATTTATAGGGCACGACGGTAATGTACTGATAAACGGGTTTATTGAGCGACCAATAGGCAATGTAAGAGAAACTTCAATTGTTGACATATGCACTGATAATGGAATACTTGATCGTCTTGATTCCCCCGAAACTTTCACTGGGAAATGCGGCGTTTGCAGCTATAACGACATCTGCGGAGGGTCAAGGGCGAGGGCATTCACCTCATCCGGTAGTCTTTTTGGTAGTGATCCCGCCTGCATTTATACCCTGGCTGCAGGCGAGGCATAA
- a CDS encoding DNA-binding protein HTa, producing MVGISEISKSVAKKTNSTQKVARNVIKTFLDTVIMESDRGSKINLAGFGIFERRTQMARKARNPQTKKIIDVPSKKKFVFRASSKIKYKK from the coding sequence ATGGTAGGAATCAGTGAAATCTCTAAGTCTGTCGCGAAAAAGACAAACTCGACACAGAAAGTGGCTAGAAACGTCATAAAGACTTTTCTGGACACAGTGATCATGGAGTCGGACAGGGGATCTAAAATAAACCTGGCTGGATTTGGAATCTTCGAAAGAAGAACCCAGATGGCAAGGAAGGCTAGAAACCCACAGACAAAGAAGATTATAGATGTGCCCTCAAAGAAGAAATTCGTCTTCCGGGCATCCAGCAAGATAAAATACAAAAAGTAA
- the speE gene encoding putative spermidine synthase, whose protein sequence is MRLIENWFSERYSDNLQLSFRVMDQLLSVKTDFQRIDVFETYDFGKLLSIDGTVQLTEKDDFVYHEMITRVPYFMTKNRPRNALIIGGGDGGAATEFLKLGLESITNVEIDSQVVEVSRKFFPALASSFLDSRVKLIIGDGAEFLAESKEKFDIIIVDSTDPVGPAEVLFQKEFYGSVKKALAKDGVIVTQSGSPFYQPNGLKLAYNGMRGVFSHVSVYTAFIPTYPSGFWSFTMGSDSAFSRREEKVGAGKYFNEQILEGAFRLPQFLIDLISP, encoded by the coding sequence ATGAGATTAATAGAGAACTGGTTTTCCGAGAGATATTCTGACAACCTTCAACTTTCGTTCAGGGTAATGGATCAGCTTCTTTCAGTAAAAACCGACTTCCAGAGGATAGATGTTTTCGAAACGTATGATTTTGGGAAACTTCTGTCAATAGACGGAACGGTTCAGCTGACTGAGAAGGATGACTTTGTTTATCATGAAATGATAACGCGAGTTCCATATTTCATGACAAAGAACAGGCCGCGCAATGCCCTTATTATTGGCGGCGGTGACGGCGGGGCTGCGACTGAGTTTTTAAAGCTCGGCCTGGAGAGCATCACCAATGTCGAAATTGATTCGCAGGTAGTGGAAGTTTCAAGGAAATTCTTTCCGGCACTTGCATCTTCTTTTTTAGACAGCCGGGTTAAACTGATTATTGGCGATGGAGCCGAATTCCTTGCGGAAAGTAAGGAGAAGTTTGATATCATTATTGTGGATTCAACCGATCCTGTTGGACCAGCTGAAGTACTATTCCAGAAAGAATTCTATGGATCAGTGAAAAAAGCGCTGGCAAAGGACGGAGTTATCGTGACACAGTCGGGATCCCCATTCTATCAACCAAACGGGCTCAAACTTGCATACAATGGGATGAGGGGGGTTTTCAGTCACGTATCAGTCTACACTGCATTTATACCAACATATCCAAGTGGATTCTGGTCGTTTACAATGGGAAGCGATTCTGCTTTTTCGAGGAGAGAAGAGAAAGTAGGAGCAGGAAAATACTTCAATGAGCAGATACTGGAAGGTGCTTTCAGGCTTCCCCAGTTCCTGATCGACCTGATTTCTCCCTGA
- a CDS encoding Non-canonical purine NTP pyrophosphatase, translating to MIKFVTSNEHKYNELKKIFLEHQIEIKWVRMKYEEIQGYTTDEISLDSCKKLQSLIDGTFFMEDTGLYIDALNGFPGPYSSYVSSTIGNRGILSLLDANRRAHFQTVISLSHDMEIFQFSASVHGSISTDERGKGGFGFDPIFIPDDEGITLAEMGNERKNLISHRKKAAEKLIHFINERNVLNNE from the coding sequence TTGATTAAATTTGTAACCAGCAATGAACACAAGTACAATGAACTGAAAAAAATATTTCTTGAACACCAGATCGAGATTAAGTGGGTACGCATGAAATACGAGGAAATCCAGGGGTATACAACGGATGAGATTTCACTGGACAGTTGCAAGAAGCTGCAGAGCCTCATAGACGGCACTTTCTTCATGGAGGATACTGGGCTTTACATAGACGCTCTCAATGGTTTCCCGGGACCCTATTCATCATATGTAAGTTCAACAATCGGAAACCGTGGGATACTGTCCTTGCTAGATGCGAATCGCAGGGCGCATTTTCAGACAGTGATTTCGCTAAGTCACGATATGGAGATTTTTCAGTTTTCAGCAAGCGTACATGGTTCCATTTCGACAGATGAGAGGGGCAAAGGAGGATTCGGGTTTGACCCAATCTTCATTCCTGATGATGAAGGAATTACCCTTGCAGAAATGGGAAATGAGCGCAAGAATCTTATCTCACACAGGAAAAAAGCGGCAGAGAAGTTAATTCATTTTATCAACGAGAGAAATGTGTTAAATAATGAGTGA
- a CDS encoding putative bifunctional tRNA threonylcarbamoyladenosine biosynthesis protein produces MLVLGIEGTAHTVSAGIVSEERILSNVNSTYLPPAGGIHPREAAIHHSTEIVTVIRKSLAEANAEMKDIDAVAFSSGPGLGPCLRVAATAARTLSIKFGKPIVRVNHPLGHIEIGRKLTGAVDPAMLYVSGGNTQVLAHINGRYRVIGETIDIGVGNMLDKLARVFGISFPGGPQIERMAAIGSELHELPYSVKGMNCSFSGILTAALALKKAGKKPEDIFFSVQETAFAMLVEILERALYLTGKKEIMIAGGVARNDRLRQMITEMAAESGYDAKLTDKQYCMDNGAMIAQAGMLIYKARGGERIEETQINQRERIDSVDAPWIKSGKLYPAMGTGAESVTSKDTFYGRDVVLKRRLSKKYRNPLLDSRIKTMRQRTEFILLKKMNELGIGVPVVYDYNPFNNSLTLGSIKGVMLSQYLAEAREYQAVISKLGKTIGTIHTKRITHGDLTTNNIIVADNKVYLIDPSMGRMDSTVEDMASDIFLLSESFRSLNSNVTDLVDIFMDSYNRSFRDSSLVLETLNLMEKRRRYV; encoded by the coding sequence ATGCTTGTTCTTGGAATAGAGGGTACTGCTCATACTGTAAGTGCGGGTATTGTAAGCGAGGAGCGCATTCTTTCCAACGTTAATTCAACTTACCTGCCACCAGCTGGAGGGATCCATCCAAGGGAAGCCGCAATACATCATTCAACTGAAATTGTAACAGTAATCCGGAAATCCCTGGCCGAGGCAAACGCTGAAATGAAAGATATTGATGCAGTCGCGTTCTCCTCCGGACCAGGACTTGGGCCATGCCTTAGGGTTGCAGCCACAGCGGCAAGGACACTTTCAATAAAATTTGGAAAACCTATCGTGAGGGTAAATCATCCGCTTGGACACATAGAGATAGGAAGGAAACTGACAGGGGCAGTTGATCCTGCAATGCTTTACGTATCCGGCGGGAACACTCAGGTCCTGGCTCACATCAATGGCAGGTATAGAGTCATAGGGGAGACCATAGATATCGGCGTTGGAAACATGCTTGATAAACTTGCCAGAGTCTTTGGCATTTCCTTTCCCGGTGGACCACAGATTGAGAGGATGGCGGCTATTGGTAGCGAACTGCACGAGTTGCCTTACTCAGTTAAGGGAATGAATTGTTCTTTTTCTGGGATCCTCACCGCTGCCCTCGCGCTAAAGAAAGCCGGAAAGAAGCCGGAAGATATATTTTTCAGCGTACAGGAGACAGCATTTGCAATGCTGGTAGAGATCCTGGAGAGGGCCCTTTATCTCACCGGAAAAAAAGAAATCATGATCGCAGGAGGCGTTGCCCGAAATGACAGGTTGAGGCAGATGATAACTGAAATGGCTGCCGAGTCCGGGTATGATGCGAAGTTGACAGACAAGCAATATTGCATGGATAATGGGGCAATGATTGCACAGGCCGGAATGTTAATCTATAAAGCGCGAGGTGGTGAACGGATAGAGGAGACACAGATAAACCAGAGGGAGAGAATAGATAGTGTGGATGCCCCATGGATCAAGTCAGGCAAACTTTATCCTGCAATGGGAACCGGAGCGGAGTCTGTAACGAGCAAAGATACCTTTTATGGAAGGGATGTGGTTCTCAAGCGAAGACTCTCAAAAAAGTACAGGAACCCGCTTCTTGATTCCAGAATCAAGACAATGAGACAGAGAACTGAATTCATACTCCTGAAAAAAATGAATGAACTTGGCATAGGTGTTCCGGTTGTTTACGATTACAACCCCTTCAACAATTCCCTCACACTTGGAAGCATAAAGGGCGTTATGCTATCGCAGTATCTGGCAGAGGCCAGGGAGTATCAGGCGGTCATTTCGAAACTGGGAAAAACAATCGGCACCATCCACACTAAAAGAATAACCCATGGAGACCTTACTACAAATAACATAATTGTCGCGGATAATAAAGTATATCTCATAGACCCAAGTATGGGAAGAATGGACTCCACTGTAGAGGACATGGCTTCCGATATATTTCTTCTATCAGAATCATTCAGGAGCCTGAACAGCAATGTAACTGACCTTGTTGATATCTTTATGGACAGTTACAATAGATCATTCCGTGACTCATCCCTTGTGTTGGAAACTCTGAACCTCATGGAAAAGAGGAGGAGATATGTTTGA
- the rps6e_1 gene encoding rps6e_1 (HS13) yields MENSVAIIADPKVGKTYKVEVPQDLLNALVGRKIGDELDGIFFNLPGYKMKLTGGSSSDGFPMKRDLQIGGKKRILVTYNEGRRGKNGKRKRVTFRGSIIGPDISQLNLVVTQYGPDPIGPKEEKKDTQ; encoded by the coding sequence ATGGAAAATTCAGTTGCAATAATAGCAGATCCAAAAGTTGGAAAAACCTATAAGGTTGAAGTACCGCAGGACTTGCTCAACGCACTTGTTGGAAGAAAGATAGGCGACGAGCTAGATGGAATATTCTTTAACCTTCCGGGTTACAAGATGAAGCTTACTGGCGGTAGCTCCAGCGATGGTTTCCCGATGAAGAGGGATTTGCAGATAGGCGGAAAGAAGAGAATACTGGTTACATATAATGAGGGCAGAAGAGGGAAAAACGGCAAGAGGAAGAGAGTGACGTTCAGGGGTTCCATAATCGGACCTGACATATCCCAGCTCAATCTTGTTGTGACGCAGTACGGCCCCGATCCCATTGGTCCTAAGGAAGAAAAGAAGGATACTCAGTAA
- the eif2g_1 gene encoding eIF-2-gamma has translation MLPQPSVNIGMVGHVDHGKSTLTLALTGTRTDVHSEEIKRGISIKLGYADAPIYRCTGESGEQIYSGKKLNDNCELSRVISIVDAPGHETLMATMLSGSSIMNGALLVIAANEKCPQPQTREHLIALDIMGIKNIVVVQNKIDLVTRERAMESYHEIKNFLKGSVAEQAPIIPVSAYHSTNIDVLMKAINDVIPTPEYDVNANPLMYVARSFDVNKPGANPQNIKGGVLGGSLIRGSLSVGDEIEIAPGIQVTKGNKTTWENVVTEVVGLMAGKSSYERIIPGGLAAVGTKLDPFLTKGDSFTGRVVGKVGKVPNVVFSMTIEANLLKRVVGFEEEQNVEPLKSKENLMLTVGTANTVGVATAVRDQNIEISLKYPVASDIGERISIGRRISNRWRLIGYGKITNIG, from the coding sequence ATGCTACCGCAGCCATCTGTTAATATTGGAATGGTGGGCCATGTTGATCATGGAAAGAGTACGCTCACCCTTGCGTTAACGGGCACAAGGACTGATGTGCATTCCGAGGAGATTAAGAGAGGAATCTCAATTAAACTAGGTTATGCAGACGCCCCGATATATAGGTGTACTGGTGAATCCGGCGAGCAAATTTATTCAGGCAAGAAGCTGAATGATAATTGTGAGTTGAGCCGGGTTATTTCAATCGTGGATGCACCGGGACATGAGACCCTAATGGCAACTATGCTTTCAGGATCTTCTATAATGAACGGAGCATTGCTTGTGATAGCAGCAAACGAAAAATGCCCTCAGCCACAGACCAGGGAACATCTTATTGCCCTTGACATAATGGGAATAAAGAACATTGTAGTTGTTCAGAACAAGATAGATCTTGTGACCAGGGAAAGGGCAATGGAAAGCTACCATGAGATAAAGAACTTCCTCAAGGGAAGCGTTGCTGAGCAGGCGCCGATAATACCGGTAAGTGCCTATCACAGCACAAATATAGATGTGCTGATGAAGGCAATAAATGATGTGATCCCCACTCCTGAGTATGATGTTAATGCAAATCCACTGATGTATGTTGCCAGATCCTTTGATGTGAATAAGCCAGGTGCAAATCCTCAGAATATCAAGGGAGGAGTACTTGGGGGTTCGCTGATCCGTGGATCACTCAGCGTGGGAGATGAAATAGAAATAGCCCCTGGAATCCAGGTAACCAAAGGGAACAAGACAACGTGGGAGAACGTAGTCACGGAAGTTGTCGGCCTGATGGCCGGAAAGAGCTCCTACGAGAGAATAATTCCCGGTGGGTTAGCAGCCGTTGGCACGAAACTGGATCCATTTCTTACAAAAGGTGACTCATTCACTGGCAGGGTTGTAGGAAAGGTTGGAAAGGTACCGAACGTTGTTTTCAGCATGACTATTGAAGCAAACCTTCTCAAGCGAGTCGTAGGGTTTGAGGAAGAGCAGAATGTCGAGCCTCTTAAATCCAAAGAGAACCTGATGCTTACGGTTGGCACTGCGAATACTGTTGGAGTAGCCACGGCAGTGAGGGACCAGAACATCGAGATCAGCCTGAAATATCCTGTAGCCTCAGATATCGGGGAAAGGATATCCATAGGAAGAAGAATATCAAACAGGTGGAGACTCATTGGCTACGGCAAGATAACCAACATAGGATAA
- a CDS encoding 3-methyladenine DNA glycosylase yields MIKKKNNLTWSTFAWDLRISEIYDLLYVRYGDLGWWPASSDDEVVIGAVLTQNTSWKNVEIALNRLKERRLLGIEEIYNSPEDEIRDAIRSSGFYNRKAMTLKLLSKGIVEKFGSIEGMKGKPAQIIINFLESIHGIGPETRDDIMLYALGMPVFIVDSYTERIFKRLSGLEDAPIVVSRNRPKPKNHGLDKEQLKNFHAMLVHTAKEYCRKTPLCSNCPLNIVCAFARGTEKQ; encoded by the coding sequence ATGATTAAAAAAAAAAATAATTTAACGTGGAGTACATTTGCTTGGGATTTGAGAATCAGTGAAATTTATGATCTGCTTTACGTGCGCTATGGTGATCTTGGATGGTGGCCGGCAAGCAGCGACGATGAAGTTGTCATTGGGGCAGTCCTTACACAAAATACATCATGGAAAAATGTGGAAATAGCCCTCAACAGGCTAAAAGAAAGGCGACTCCTCGGAATAGAGGAAATATACAACTCGCCAGAAGATGAAATAAGGGATGCCATCAGGTCTTCCGGCTTCTATAACCGGAAGGCCATGACCCTGAAGTTGCTCTCCAAGGGGATCGTCGAAAAATTCGGGAGCATCGAGGGAATGAAAGGCAAGCCAGCGCAAATTATAATAAATTTCCTGGAAAGCATCCATGGAATCGGACCAGAGACAAGAGATGACATAATGCTGTACGCCCTTGGCATGCCTGTTTTTATAGTCGACAGCTACACAGAGAGAATTTTTAAACGGCTTTCAGGGCTGGAAGATGCGCCCATTGTGGTTTCCAGAAATAGGCCAAAGCCGAAAAACCATGGCCTGGACAAGGAACAGTTGAAAAATTTCCATGCTATGCTTGTACACACTGCCAAGGAATACTGCAGAAAAACCCCATTGTGCTCAAATTGCCCGCTGAATATTGTGTGTGCCTTCGCAAGAGGGACAGAAAAGCAATGA